The segment GATGTAGCGGTTGGTACCGTGCTTTGCCCAATGGTCCTTCAGATCAACCGGGTTCGAGAGATCATGATGCCCTTCAGCAGCAAGCCTGCTTAGAAGCTTGCTGAACGCGCTTCCACTCATCTTCCTACCACCAACTCTCGCATGTTTCTTGTTGGGAAGTGCAGGTAACGGATGCATAGACAGCGTGGTTGTGCAACAAGATGACTGCCAACCTCCGTTACCCCATTTGTAGCATTGTCTGAGAACACCTGTGCATGAACATACCGGTGGTGGCATTGTCGTCTCGTCGTACACAACCCGGTTAAGCCCCACCGTTTCTTGGCCTCTCCAATCTGATTTCGATCccgttgcttcttcatcaaacatTAACTTGGTTAAGTCGTCCTCGTTTTCTTTCTTGACCTTCCTCTGAGTCTTTGGCCCTCTCTTGTTCGCAGGAGCTGCCTTTGGCTCTTTCGCTTTTCTACCGCGTTTTGGTTTGGTAGGTGGCGGTGGTGATGTCTCCGTTTCTCTGGTCTCATATGTATTTTCAGTCACCTGAAGCATGTGGTGAATGTGAGGTTGGTGCTGGCGTGAAGTAGACATTGAGCTGTCACGGTACTGTAGAGCTGCAAGAGCACTGTCTCTCTCCATTATGGCGTTGTTGCGCTCGGCGATGGCCGTGTCTCGCTGGAGAAAGGCCATGTCTCTTTCGGCTACTGCTGCTTTTTTCTCAGAGATGGCGAGGTTTCTCTCCTGGATGGCTGCGTCGCGCTCTGCTATTATTGACATCACTTGTTTCATCGATGGCTGATGCTGTTGCGGTTGATGCTGCTGCATCATCCACTGCTTCGTTTCATGAACAAATAAATACAGTTCCCAATTAGATAATGTCAAGAAAatgttgtagtttttttttggggatTTGGGGAAGGCAATGTGGAGGAAGATACCTTGCCATGAGATGCTTTATGCCAACCATTGTCACGATGCCCGCCATCATCCATttgagatatatataaaaagattggTTTTTTTAATTTCTGCACATAGCCAATTATTAAACCTTGTCAATAGACACCTTTAAATGAAGGCATTGCTAGTATTGGTGAACATAGACCGACTCTGAAGCAAGAAAGTTTTGAAATTTAACTCTGAAACATGTTTGCATGTGGCCAAATAGCAATAGAATGGTAGaaatcaacaaaaaaagaacaaaaaaaaaaaagtaaactagagaagatggaagtaaaggagagagagagaaagaatgtCATGTatgagaaggagctgatccatGAACATCAATTATCACTTCAATTCCAAACAACAACAGACACATGATCCTAATCTAATCAGTTTGCAGCTCATCAGACAGAAAATAACATA is part of the Brassica rapa cultivar Chiifu-401-42 chromosome A09, CAAS_Brap_v3.01, whole genome shotgun sequence genome and harbors:
- the LOC103841875 gene encoding protein BASIC PENTACYSTEINE6 isoform X2; this translates as MDDGGHRDNGWHKASHGKWMMQQHQPQQHQPSMKQVMSIIAERDAAIQERNLAISEKKAAVAERDMAFLQRDTAIAERNNAIMERDSALAALQYRDSSMSTSRQHQPHIHHMLQVTENTYETRETETSPPPPTKPKRGRKAKEPKAAPANKRGPKTQRKVKKENEDDLTKLMFDEEATGSKSDWRGQETVGLNRVVYDETTMPPPVCSCTGVLRQCYKWGNGGWQSSCCTTTLSMHPLPALPNKKHARVGGRKMSGSAFSKLLSRLAAEGHHDLSNPVDLKDHWAKHGTNRYITIK
- the LOC103841875 gene encoding protein BASIC PENTACYSTEINE6 isoform X1 — its product is MDDGGHRDNGWHKASHGKQWMMQQHQPQQHQPSMKQVMSIIAERDAAIQERNLAISEKKAAVAERDMAFLQRDTAIAERNNAIMERDSALAALQYRDSSMSTSRQHQPHIHHMLQVTENTYETRETETSPPPPTKPKRGRKAKEPKAAPANKRGPKTQRKVKKENEDDLTKLMFDEEATGSKSDWRGQETVGLNRVVYDETTMPPPVCSCTGVLRQCYKWGNGGWQSSCCTTTLSMHPLPALPNKKHARVGGRKMSGSAFSKLLSRLAAEGHHDLSNPVDLKDHWAKHGTNRYITIK